The Musa acuminata AAA Group cultivar baxijiao chromosome BXJ3-6, Cavendish_Baxijiao_AAA, whole genome shotgun sequence region TTTCTCTCCAAAAGATTAGGGTAATATCTAAATATAATATTACTTTACTCATCCTCGTAATATTCGAAAATAAAACGAATATAAATGCCTTtctatgaattattatttctTAGTATAAGTATTGTCTTCATAATAGCTAAGTACACAGTAGATTCACTATATGAACAATAAATATGGCATTTATTTATTACTTAAGAATAACAGCCCATCAATGAAAAATgcatagaataataaaaaaaatatgttacCATCTTCCTTCATACCGAACGACATACTGTGGAGAAGATaaaattctttattttatttttttagaattcTTGCATAtgctatttttaaaataataattataattataattataattttttcgtCAAACTAATTTTTTTTAGTGAACCCGTTAAAGTTGGTGATAATTTTTTTCCAAAAATAGAGATTTATTACTTCAATATTTTGGAACAATCAATCCCATGTTTATAACTATTTTTATCCTTCTTGAGTAGAAGTaccatatatatattattattatccaCTAAAATTTAGATAAAACTATTTTTATATGCTTTAATTGATCTAATTATCTTTGAGagggttttatatatatatatagaactcAATAATATATTGTctcaagataaataaaaaaaaagattttctcaCCAAATAAAGTCTACCCATTCGTAAATTAACAGCCTTCAGTTGGTCTAACCAATCTTATTTTTGGTGTTAAATAGACTCCTAAATATTTCATGGGTTGGTTACTCCCCTTCATTCATCTCCAACAATGGAGTTAATGGTAGGATTATAATTATAGTTGATGAGATTCCAAAAAACGCTTAAGCCCTAACCACATTTCTACAATATTTCTCACTTCTCCTAATAAAAATCCGTGCATCGACGATCAATAGACGCTTTGATCCTTTGAATCTTAAGGGGATGTTTCCTTATATTCCTCAAGATCTTAAAGGAGACAAGATAAAAGAGGGAACTAATCTATGGTGAGGGGAATGCACACAACATATAATCCAACTAATGTCTCGAGGAGGAAAATATATTCTAAAAAGAGAGTTCGTTCGTTTCCACGACAATCTATCATATGGTAAGAAGAGGTTCAGCCCTTCTATTTGGAAGGGAAATGAACTATTTCACCGGCATGCATGAATGCATTCCTATGGTTTTAATGGCCGGCAAGAGAGTTGCTTAGTTCTCCATCCTTCCTATAAATCGTTCGCCCACCCCCACCCACCCGAAAAGGCCTCCGCGACAGCGCCATGTCGGCACCTCATCTTGCTTCCGCTGCCTTCTTTGCCATGGCGTGCTTCCTCGCCTGCGCCGCCGCCTACCAGCGCCCCCCGCCCAGGGAGACGCTCTCTGTCCCCCTCGCCGACGACGCCGACGGCCTCACCCCCCAACAGGTACTGCCTCCTGTTCTCCTTCAACTGCTTCTCTCTTCCATGATTGTCGTCCTGCTTCATCGCCATCCTCCTTAGCTGCGGCTTTGGCCTCGCATGGAGAGAAGTTCCCGTCCTCCGCCGCCTCGTAATTGCTGTATCTGTCACCTCATCGTTGTACGCATGTGGGCGTAGATCCCAAGGAGGCGATACCTCTGCTCTCTCACCAATCCCCACCTGCCCTGTGCTTGAACAGTCCACGGATTCGTAGCACCGTAGTCGATAGACTCAACTCGATCGTTTCTGGTTTCCTTGCCTCGCCGAGCGATATATGCTTGTGATTCGGGATTCCTCGTGTTCAGGTACATATATCCCTCGTGGGATCCGACGGGATGAGGATTACTTGGATCACCGACGACGACAGTCCTTCCACCGTGGAGTACAGCACCTCCTCTACTTTTCCGCAACGTGGATCCAAGTTGGCCaccggctcctcctcctcctactcttacatCCTCTATCGCTCCGGCCAAATCCATGACGTCGTCATCGGCCCTCTCAGTCCCAGCACGGTCTACTATTATCGCTGCGGCTCGAACCCAACGCGCAAGTTCTCGTTCAAGACGCCACCGTCCTCCTTGCCCTTCAGGTTCGCAGTCGCCGGTACGTTCATCCGACTAGCAATCTTCTTCTCGTTCGCACGAGAACAAGGATCGATGGTGATCGTGCATGTGATGCAGGGGATTTGGGGCAGACTGGGTGGACCAACTCGACGCTCCAGCACGTGGCCGCGCAGGACTACGACGTGCTGCTGCTCCCCGGCGACCTCTCGTACGCGGACTGCCGGCAATCGCTGTGGGACTCCTTCGGCCGGCTGGTGGAGCCGCTAGCGAGCTCCCGGCCGTGGATGGTGACGCAGGGCAACCACGAGATCGAGAAGATCCCCGTCATCCACCCTCAACTGTTCGTCGCGTACAACTCCCGGTGGCGAATGCCCTACGACGCCGACCCCGCCGCCCCCTCCGCCTCCAACCTCTACTACTCCTTCGACGTCGCCGGCGGCGCCGTCCACGTGATTATGCTCGGATCCTACGCCGACTTCGGCCCCGGCTCCTCCCAGCACACGTGGCTGTCGTTCGACCTCGCGCGTCTGGACCGGAATAGGACGCCGTGGGTGGTGGCGCTGATCCACGCGCCGTGGTACAACTCGAACGCCGC contains the following coding sequences:
- the LOC103988046 gene encoding probable purple acid phosphatase 20; amino-acid sequence: MSAPHLASAAFFAMACFLACAAAYQRPPPRETLSVPLADDADGLTPQQVHISLVGSDGMRITWITDDDSPSTVEYSTSSTFPQRGSKLATGSSSSYSYILYRSGQIHDVVIGPLSPSTVYYYRCGSNPTRKFSFKTPPSSLPFRFAVAGDLGQTGWTNSTLQHVAAQDYDVLLLPGDLSYADCRQSLWDSFGRLVEPLASSRPWMVTQGNHEIEKIPVIHPQLFVAYNSRWRMPYDADPAAPSASNLYYSFDVAGGAVHVIMLGSYADFGPGSSQHTWLSFDLARLDRNRTPWVVALIHAPWYNSNAAHQGEGEEMRQAMEAQLYGARVDVVFAGHVHAYERFTRVYDNRSDPCGPVHIIIGDGGNREGLASEYLDKPKISVFREASFGHGRLEVANATHALWTWNRNDDDEAVVADQVWLTSLASNPACH